One window of the Anolis sagrei isolate rAnoSag1 chromosome 5, rAnoSag1.mat, whole genome shotgun sequence genome contains the following:
- the LCORL gene encoding ligand-dependent nuclear receptor corepressor-like protein isoform X1, producing the protein MAAAAPALGASQCRSPRCTAERRGVRRELDSWRHRLTHCVGFESILEGLYGPRLRRDLSLFEDCEPEDVTDWSMDETCSFCNLHKETVSDHTTVIGSLQSTPTEELSSQGQSNTDKIECQAENYLNALFRKKDLPQNCDPNIPLVAQELMKKMIRQFAIEYISKSSKMQENRNGSSYDMSLIRKDIQINQTENSLQEEQDSPLDLTVNRTQEQDTQQGDEVLDLSTKKASLEQSAYDGSCSENSVFGSSTAAGAKSEETTKLERGNSALSKVLATLCSYHWHQILAMLNFLIQDPCIHSVCNYQLPGTIFYETAEDHAHIPVCSFEGNMLIKRCCLQNQRPNICSPSLSVCMTDTDSLSGQSVAFGHFNTVVSKGNPVPCSPNGCRPKQLQQCKLHSAKPTLCMHLCSTGQKTNKVSRARSPSPPSLSPVETDECDSLGKSVQDSSSLDKRLEMSKQPPSLLPAERIFSSFEQKDGIFIIEAVGNLGETLLSANQENSLINSEKLEQVENAPFQDLMDRINEKLKSIETANTTNVSRMSKNEGGTEADIKLRSFITSLLHDAKPNDDSFMELLNQHDKDVENKIIQTRFRKRQETLFAMHNSPDSSLFRRQSLQIKRELANLDETFIRKKANSDRNAKKLVKNDKPSPNKIVSHNTLNHLDLENQENKEKLFSPIKSPFLPVSQQESLEQSQNSAGTDSGLVTFSERNCTTFQTHSNEMQSCGVDLHVDTVPVKRDDDRLLERTKHTIIPPMWCSVYVTNNVLFQKSSPTKTHPYCMEKDKTPDFQVKTCSNRDINKMVQNTNLHVVVERLEDTLHMAQKVKPPFFNGYTVSSKLKDIHKSDASNNSKSGLFIMSETGSEGQYFLSQAHVPFSSSNRKECLSTKEEISDEEYKTLWKSSNSLDSDALASSNEDLQANSDVGNNSPTTLNYTSPIKLMFLSEISSSEGVKYTLKSVNDSSKLNIDLYSVHEKTNVPSENQSETRDLGKNVSVEEHRCNENDNKHEVNSGFPTTNETNISEHKPSEEAIEQSNTGSSLKRKPGRPKKIGPQVVKQFKRPIGRPPKPKIAAPENINCMSDSTSSSKNGSSDAELLEGESINKNITVTVVFGRSRRTKRCVSEGTVNVVNVVPDHHRDCDVICESAQLKNSETRDSLLNKHMPNSTSGYAYVRPLESSPVVASHCSSIIRPNQKPLNIIRKPGRPAKVKISGISVTVNQISSQERKVSISSCLPPLEQETVLEKNESFEKDNKQCNKRYASKGIWNDTDVDFSCKKILAPKKPEIPLRQSLRDRRPSLSFLHSLTTSSPLSCRRAFPHKSYKFCLKNRNKKKQHHSSVVPKHSSVKKEPENTKKGSEHSKLRSIHEMSLDPIISSNSLRWWDPSISNDSLLKELNNRYDQITNTWLNVNGEEFGKCLYDEEECHHEQDCSMKVSNPLDSCILQLEHSPIKMLFQKKCTIDELCTWFMQTTETQSLSLVRKANARNPFEVISTKQFKMGTRQYDCNPSPLNKHFKKFALSSPSKSAGDLQIVKSQILNRKHNYTLAKFRKTKFENIQHERWRKVKKLYNHRTSDWKSKRRSLRFFCQSQSFANANRKINTQLCMKHRNGTVQPKPPSILLEPHTITSATGNEIGDAFCQQKTQLTDLNTNSGFRNNCTSSTLLAYCNQQKSEKEQTPGEDGWRDKTFKNCRIFLKKISPVEEQWPLNTTPAFCIPKSVNHSTGHSYFQEKPHCTLRSHSAKQSTSDNCEKNAEASKAAEYSTLVKGMHIGRDSKKSSKRVSVDDGSTEVPKKMSKQRKTQCKLTDLGVRQRSTRQLCSAGQVSSCYSKYQLGPLKPVGLPLLGGFASKAVEYSMIPFQLPLHGSSQV; encoded by the exons GTTTTGAAAGTATTTTAGAAGGGCTTTATGGACCAAGGCTACGAAGAGACCTCAGTTTATTTGAAG ACTGTGAACCAGAAGATGTGACTGACTGGTCTATGGATGAAACATGTTCCTTTTGTAATTTACATAAAGAAACAGTCAGT GATCATACAACAGTTATTGGTTCTTTGCAGTCAACACCTACAGAGGAATTATCATCTCAGGGCCAGTCCAACACTGATAAAATTGAGTGCCAAGCAGAGAATTACCTAAATGCACTCTTTCGCAAGAAAG ATCTTCCTCAGAACTGTGATCCTAACATTCCCCTAGTCGCTCAGGAATTAATGAAAAAGATGATTCGTCAATTTGCAATTGAATACATTTCAAAAAGCAGTAAAATGCAAGAAAATAGAAACGGTTCATCATATGATATGAGTCTGATACGCAAAGATATTCAAATCAACCAAACAGAAAATTCACTTCAGGAAGAACAGGATAGCCCTCTAGACCTCACTGTGAATCGAACTCAAGAGCAGGATACTCAGCAAG GGGATGAAGTGCTAGATCTCTCTACAAAGAAAGCAAGCTTGGAACAGTCAGCATATGATGGATCATGTTCTGAAAATTCAGTGTTTGG ttCAAGTACAGCAGCTGGTGCAAAATCAGAGGAAACAACTAAATTGGAAAGAGGAAACTCTGCTCTAAGCAAGGTTTTGGCAACGTTATGCTCGTATCATTGGCATCAGATTTTAGCTATGTTGAATTTTTTAATCCAGGACCCATGTATTCATTCAGTTTGTAATTATCAACTTCCGGGTACTATATTTTATGAAACAGCTGAAGATCATGCGCACATTCCAGTCTGCAGTTTTGAAGGCAACATGCTAATCAAAAGGTGCTGTTTACAGAATCAAAGACCAAATATTTGTTCACCATCTCTGTCAGTCTGTATGACTGATACAGATAGCTTGTCAGGCCAATCTGTGGCTTTTGGACACTTTAACACTGTGGTGAGCAAAGGGAATCCTGTGCCTTGTAGTCCTAATGGATGCCGTCCCAAACAGTTACAACAGTGTAAACTCCACTCTGCTAAACCTACACTTTGTATGCATCTCTGTTCAACAGGGCAAAAGACTAATAAAGTTAGCAGAGCCCGCAGCCCTTCACCACCATCTTTGTCACCTGTAGAAACTGATGAGTGTGACTCTTTGGGAAAATCAGTTCAAGATTCTTCTTCCTTAGATAAGAGACTTGAAATGAGTAAACAACCTCCATCCCTCCTACCAGCTGAAagaattttttcttcatttgaacAGAAAGATGGTATATTCATCATAGAAGCGGTTGGTAATTTGGGTGAAACCCTTCTAAGTGCAAATCAAGAAAACAGCCTTATAAATTCTGAAAAGCTTGAACAAGTTGAAAATGCCCCTTTTCAAGACTTAATGGACAGAATCAATGAGAAATTGAAATCAATAGAAACTGCTAATACTACAAATGTGTCAAGAATGTCCAAGAATGAAGGGGGAACAGAAGCCGATATTAAATTGCGGAGCTTCATAACATCTCTCTTACATGATGCTAAGCCAAATGATGACAGTTTTATGGAGTTACTGAACCAACATGACAAAGATGTAGAAAATAAAATTATCCAAACAAGATTTCGAAAACGGCAGGAAACCTTGTTTGCTATGCACAATTCCCCTGATTCTTCTCTATTTAGACGGCAGTCTTTGCAAATTAAGAGAGAGTTGGCTAATCTTGATGAAACCTTCATTAGGAAAAAGGCAAATTCAGATAGGAATGCAAAAAAGCTTGTAAAAAATGACAAACCATCACCAAACAAAATTGTCAGTCATAATACATTAAACCACCTTGATTtagaaaatcaagaaaataaagagaaGCTATTTTCTCCCATCAAGTCACCATTTCTGCCAGTAAGTCAACAAGAGTCACTTGAACAATCTCAGAATAGCGCAGGAACTGATTCTGGTTTAGTGacattttcagaaagaaattgtACAACATTCCAAACTCACTCGAATGAAATGCAGAGTTGTGGGGTTGATCTGCATGTGGATACTGTTCCTGTAAAGAGAGATGATGACAGGTTACTGGAAAGGACAAAACATACCATTATCCCTCCCATGTGGTGCTCTGTGTATGTAACAAACAATGTTTTGTTTCAAAAATCTTCACCAACAAAAACTCATCCTTACTGCATGGAAAAAGATAAAACACCAGATTTTCAGGTGAAAACATGTAGCAATAGAGATATAAACAAGATGGTGCAAAACACAAATCTACATGTTGTTGTCGAGCGTTTGGAAGATACGTTACATATGGCCCAAAAGGTGAAACCCCCCTTTTTTAATGGTTATACAGTATCCAGCAAACTAAAAGATATTCACAAGTCTGATGCCAGCAACAATTCTAAAAGTGGCCTTTTTATTATGAGTGAAACTGGAAGTGAGGGACAATATTTCCTGTCACAAGCTCATGTGCCATTTAGCAGTAGTAACAGAAAGGAGTGTTTATCAACAAAAGAAGAAATCTCTGATGAAGAATATAAAACCCTTTGGAAATCATCAAACTCACTTGACTCAGATGCATTGGCTTCAAGTAATGAGGATTTACAAGCAAATTCTGATGTTGGGAATAATTCACCTACAACACTAAATTACACCAGTCCTATAAAGCTTATGTTTCTTTCAGAAATTAGCAGTAGTGAAGGAGTCAAATATACATTAAAGTCTGTAAATGATTCTTCTAAATTAAACATTGATCTTTATTCTGTTCATGAGAAAACAAATGTACCATCAGAGAACCAATCGGAAACCAGGGATCTTGGTAAAAATGTTTCAGTTGAAGAACACAGGTGTAATGAAAATGATAATAAACATGAAGTGAATTCTGGTTTTCCTACAACTAATGAAACAAACATTAGTGAACACAAGCCAAGTGAAGAAGCCATAGAACAAAGCAACACCGGATCCTCCCTAAAAAGAAAACCTGGCAGACCCAAAAAAATAGGTCCTCAAGTTGTAAAACAGTTTAAGCGACCCATTGGTCGACCTCCAAAGCCTAAGATAGCTGCTCCTGAAAATATCAACTGCATGAGTGACTCCACTAGCAGTAGTAAAAATGGAAGCTCTGATGCAGAGCTTTTGGAGGGGGAGAGCATTAACAAAAATATTACTGTGACAGTTGTCTTTGGAAGATCACGAAGGACTAAGAGGTGTGTTTCAGAAGGCACGGTAAATGTAGTCAATGTGGTTCCAGATCATCATCGTGATTGTGATGTTATATGTGAATCTGCTCAACTAAAGAACTCGGAAACCAGGGACAGTTTGTTAAACAAACATATGCCAAATTCTACATCTGGTTATGCATATGTTAGGCCCCTTGAGAGCAGCCCAGTAGTAGCATCCCATTGCAGCAGTATCATAAGACCAAACCAGAAGCCTTTAAATATAATTAGAAAACCTGGCAGACCAGCAAAAGTAAAAATATCTGGCATATCAGTGACTGTTAATCAGATTTCATCTCAGGAAAGAAAAGTGAGTATCAGCAGCTGCCTGCCTCCTTTAGAACAAGAGActgttttagaaaaaaatgaatcTTTTGAGAAGGATAATAAGCAGTGCAATAAGCGGTATGCTTCTAAAGGTATATGGAATGACACAGATGTGGATTTTTCATGTAAGAAGATTTTAGCTCCAAAAAAACCTGAAATTCCTTTGAGGCAGTCACTTAGAGATAGAAGACCCTCACTGTCTTTCTTACATTCTTTAACAACTTCTAGTCCGTTGTCTTGCAGACGTGCCTTTCCACACAAATCATATAAATTCTGtttgaaaaacagaaataaaaaaaaacagcatcACTCAAGCGTGGTGCCCAAACATAGCTCAGTAAAAAAAGAGCCAGAAAATACGAAAAAGGGTTCTGAACATAGTAAATTGAGGTCCATTCATGAAATGTCATTGGATCCCATCATTTCATCCAATTCTCTTAGGTGGTGGGACCCTTCCATTTCTAATGATTCCTTGCTGAAAGAACTGAACAATAGATATGATCAGATAACAAATACTTGGCTAAATGTGAATGGAGAGGAATTTGGAAAATGTCTGTATGATGAAGAAGAGTGTCATCATGAACAAGATTGTAGCATGAAAGTATCAAACCCTTTGGATTCCTGTATTTTGCAGCTTGAGCATTCACCTATAAAAATGCTTTTCCAGAAAAAATGCACTATAGATGAATTGTGCACGTGGTTTATGCAGACAACAGAAACACAGTCACTGTCATTAGTGAGAAAAGCGAATGCTCGCAATCCTTTCGAAGTAATTAgtacaaaacagtttaaaatgggAACACGACAATATGATTGTAATCCTAGTCCTTTGAACAAGCACTTTAAAAAATTTGCACTATCCTCACCCTCAAAATCTGCAGGGGATTTACAAATAGTAAAATCTCAAATCTTAAACAGAAAACATAATTATACACTAGCTAAATTTAGAAAAACAAAATTTGAGAATATTCAACATGAACGGTGGAGAAAAGTGAAAAAATTGTATAATCACAGAACAAGTGACTGGAAATCTAAAAGGAGAAGCTTGCGGTTCTTCTGCCAAAGTCAGAGTTTTGCTAATGCAAACAGGAAAATTAACACCCAGTTGTGCATGAAGCACAGAAATGGTACTGTACAACCTAAACCACCCTCAATTTTGCTAGAACCTCATACAATCACTTCAGCAACTGGAAATGAAATTGGAGATGCCTTTTGTCAACAGAAAACGCAACTGACTGACCTCAACACAAACTCTGGATTCAGAAATAATTGCACATCAAGCACACTGTTAGCATATTGTAACCAGCAAAAGAGTGAAAAAGAGCAGACCCCTGGTGAAGATGGTTGGAGAGACAAGACCTTTAAGAATTGCAGAATATTTCTGAAGAAGATCAGTCCTGTTGAAGAGCAGTGGCCACTTAATACAACTCCTGCTTTTTGTATTCCTAAATCTGTTAATCATAGTACTGGTCACAGCTACTTTCAAGAGAAACCCCACTGTACTCTGAGATCCCATTCTGCTAAGCAAAGCACATCTGACAATTGTGAAAAGAACGCAGAAGCATCTAAAGCTGCAGAGTATTCCACCTTGGTGAAAGGGATGCATATTGGACGAGACAGCAAGAAATCAAGCAAACGTGTCAGTGTTGATGATGGTTCTACCGAGGTTCCAAAAAAAATGAGTAAGcagaggaagacacaatgcaagctcACTGACCTGGGTGTAAGACAACGGAGTACAAGGCAGTTATGCAGTGCTGGCCAAGTATCAAGTTGTTACTCAAAATACCAGCTGG GGCCTCTTAAACCTGTTGGACTGCCTTTGCTGGGTGGATTTGCAAGCAAAGCTGTTGAATACTCCATGATCCCATTTCAGTTGCCTCTTCATGGAAGCTCCCAAGTCTAA
- the LCORL gene encoding ligand-dependent nuclear receptor corepressor-like protein isoform X2, producing the protein MAAAAPALGASQCRSPRCTAERRGVRRELDSWRHRLTHCVGFESILEGLYGPRLRRDLSLFEDCEPEDVTDWSMDETCSFCNLHKETVSDHTTVIGSLQSTPTEELSSQGQSNTDKIECQAENYLNALFRKKDLPQNCDPNIPLVAQELMKKMIRQFAIEYISKSSKMQENRNGSSYDMSLIRKDIQINQTENSLQEEQDSPLDLTVNRTQEQDTQQGDEVLDLSTKKASLEQSAYDGSCSENSVFGRHHRHREDYVERSAEFADGLLSKALKDIQSGALDINKAGILYGIPQKTLLLHLEALPAGKPASFKNKTRDFSDSYSYKDSKETCAVLQKVALWAKAQAERTEKSKLTLLETSELRFPTASSYLHQLTLQRMVTQFKEKNETVQYGTSGPTVQLKIPQLRISTVPKQQPDSAGLLDVMYHVSKTSTVLEGSALQKLKSILPKQNKIECSASVTQSSVDSYFLHGDLSPLCLNTKNGIIDGTSESTEDGLDRKDNKQPRKKRGRYRQYDHEIMEEAITMVMSGKMSVSKAQGIYGVPHSTLEYKVKERSGTLKTPPKKKLRLDTGLFNITDSGTGTCKNSSKPM; encoded by the exons GTTTTGAAAGTATTTTAGAAGGGCTTTATGGACCAAGGCTACGAAGAGACCTCAGTTTATTTGAAG ACTGTGAACCAGAAGATGTGACTGACTGGTCTATGGATGAAACATGTTCCTTTTGTAATTTACATAAAGAAACAGTCAGT GATCATACAACAGTTATTGGTTCTTTGCAGTCAACACCTACAGAGGAATTATCATCTCAGGGCCAGTCCAACACTGATAAAATTGAGTGCCAAGCAGAGAATTACCTAAATGCACTCTTTCGCAAGAAAG ATCTTCCTCAGAACTGTGATCCTAACATTCCCCTAGTCGCTCAGGAATTAATGAAAAAGATGATTCGTCAATTTGCAATTGAATACATTTCAAAAAGCAGTAAAATGCAAGAAAATAGAAACGGTTCATCATATGATATGAGTCTGATACGCAAAGATATTCAAATCAACCAAACAGAAAATTCACTTCAGGAAGAACAGGATAGCCCTCTAGACCTCACTGTGAATCGAACTCAAGAGCAGGATACTCAGCAAG GGGATGAAGTGCTAGATCTCTCTACAAAGAAAGCAAGCTTGGAACAGTCAGCATATGATGGATCATGTTCTGAAAATTCAGTGTTTGG GAGACACCACAGACACAGAGAGGACTATGTGGAAAGAAGTGCTGAGTTTGCAGATGGTTTGCTCTCAAAAGCGTTGAAAGACATTCAGTCCGGAGCACTGGACATTAATAAAGCAGGCATACTTTATGGCATACCTCAAAAAACTTTACTTCTCCACTTAGAAGCCTTACCAGCAGGAAAGCCtgcatcttttaaaaacaaaactcgGGATTTCAGTGACAGTTATTCTTACAAAGACAGTAAAGAAACATGTGCAGTGCTGCAAAAAGTCGCCTTGTGGGCAAAAGCTCAAGCAGAGCGCACAGAAAAAAGTAAACTCACTCTACTTGAAACCTCAGAATTAAGATTCCCAACAGCTTCCAGTTACCTCCACCAGTTAACTCTACAAAGAATGGTCACtcagtttaaagaaaaaaatgaaactgtACAATATGGAACATCAGGTCCAACTGTACAGTTAAAAATTCCTCAGCTGAGAATTAGCACTGTTCCCAAACAACAGCCTGATAGTGCTGGACTTCTGGATGTTATGTACCATGTTTCTAAAACCTCAACAGTCTTAGAAGGATCAGCTCTTCAAAAACTGAAAAGTATACTTCCTAAACAGAACAAAATTGAATGTTCTGCATCTGTAACTCAGTCAAGTGTCGACTCCTACTTTCTGCATGGGGACCTCTCTCCTTTGTGTCTTAATACTAAGAATGGAATTATAGATGGCACCTCTGAATCCACGGAAGACGGTTTGGATCGCAAGGATAATAAACAACCAAGAAAAAAACGTGGCCGCTACCGGCAATATGATCATGAAATTATGGAAGAAGCTATCACAATGGTAATGAGTGGGAAAATGAGTGTTTCCAAAGCACAAGGAATATATGGGGTACCTCACAGCACTTTAGAGTACAAAGTTAAAGAAAGATCTGGAACACTGAAGACTCCACCGAAGAAGAAGCTCCGCTTAGACACTGGGTTGTTTAATATAACAGATTCAGGGACTGGCACCTGCAAAAATAGCAGCAAGCCAATGTAG